The following are encoded together in the Cololabis saira isolate AMF1-May2022 chromosome 5, fColSai1.1, whole genome shotgun sequence genome:
- the mapk12a gene encoding mitogen-activated protein kinase 12 encodes MTKRVRPGYYRQEVNKTSWEVPDRYRDLRQVGTGAYGTVCSALDSRTGVKAAIKKLYRPFQSEIFAKRAYRELKLLKHMKHENVIGLLDVFTADLSLDRFHDFYLVMPFMGTDLGKLMKLQKLSEEKIQYLTYQMLKGLKYIHSAGIIHRDLKPGNLAIDQNCELKILDFGLARQADSEMTGYVVTRWYRAPEVILSWMHYTQTVDIWSVGCIMAEMIQAKPLFKGSDHLDQLNEILKLTGTPSQELLSKLQSEDAKSYIKSLPKVEKKDLRKMFSSANSHAVSVLERMLLLDPEERVTAAEALMLPYFAEFREPDEETEAQLYDHSLDTADLTVDQWKRHTFTEILTFKPVLLEPKETSL; translated from the exons ATGACTAAACGGGTCAGACCCGGCTACTACCGCCAGGAAGTGAACAAAACCTCGTGGGAAGtgccggaccggtaccgggacCTGCGGCAGGTGGGGACCGGAGCCTACGGGACCGTGTG CTCAGCTCTGGACAGCAGAACTGGAGTCAAAGCGGCGATCAAGAAGCTCTACAGACCTTTCCAGTCCGAGATCTTTGCAAAGCGGGCCTACAGGGAGCTGAAGCTGCTCAAACACATGAAACATGAGAAT GTGATCGGCCTGTTAGATGTGTTTACGGCGGACCTCTCCTTGGACAGATTCCATGATTT ttATCTGGTGATGCCGTTCATGGGGACAGATCTGGGGAAACTGATGAAGCTACAGAAGCTGTCAGAGGAAAAGATTCAGTATTTGACATATCAGATGCTAAAAGGGCTTAAG TATATTCATTCTGCTGGTATCATTCACAGG GATCTCAAACCAGGAAATCTTGCCATCGACCAAAACTGTGAGCTCAAG ATCTTGGACTTTGGTTTAGCGCGGCAGGCGGACAGTGAGATGACAGGATATGTGGTCACCCGCTGGTACAGAGCCCCAGAGGTCATCCTGAGCTGGATGCACTACACGCAGACCG TGGATATTTGGTCCGTAGGCTGCATCATGGCAGAGATGATACAAGCAAAGCCTCTTTTTAAAGGCAGTGATC ACTTAGATCAGCTGAATGAGATCTTGAAGCTCACAGGAACACCATCTCAGGAACTTCTATCAAAACTACAATCCGAAGAT GCTAAAAGCTACATCAAAAGTCTTCCAAAAGTGGAAAAGAAAGACCTTCGTAAGATGTTTTCCTCAGCCAATTCACACG CCGTGTCTGTGCTGGAGCGTATGTTGCTGCTGGATCCAGAGGAACGGGTCACCGCCGCCGAGGCTCTCATGCTGCCTTACTTCGCTGAGTTTAGGGAACCAGATGAGGAAACTGAGGCTCAGCTGTACGATCACTCACTTGACACCGCTGATCTCACCGTGGATCAGTGGAAAC GTCACACCTTCACGGAGATCTTAACCTTCAAGCCTGTCTTACTGGAGCCCAAGGAAACATCTCTATAA
- the selenoo1 gene encoding selenoprotein O1, translated as MAYLGRRLALSRFCPRSLLWPRLLCTAGTRIMDGMGLRVSRSPLEQLDFDNVVLQRLPLDPSSEPGVRQVKGFCFSAVTPQPLTRPRFVSVSGAALALLGLQGEQVLQDSLGPDYLSGSRVMPGSRPAAHCYCGHQFGQFAGQLGDGAACYLGEVKVPAGQDPELLRENPSGRWEVQVKGAGLTPYSRQADGRKVLRSSIREFLCSEAMFFLGIPTTRAGSVVTSDSRVVRDIHYSGHPRHERCSVVLRIAPTFLRFGSFEIFKPADEFTGRQGPSYGHEEIRGQMMDYVIEMFYPEIQQNYPDRVERNVAFFREVMHRTARLVAQWQCVGFCHGVLNTDNMSILGLTMDYGPYGFMDRFDPDFICNASDNSGRYSYQAQPAICRWNLLKLAEALAPELPPERAEAVMDEYLDLFNRFYLENMRKKLGLLKKEEPEDEMLITDLLQTMHNTGADFTNTFRSLSQISCHMEEDAEGEDQLVKKAADLLLEECASLEELKAANKPTMDPRELAMLLSMAQSNPSLFQMISDRVTIARQLDKLSKLKDLMETSQEQLKSKQAEEWSSWITRYRKRLALEVEGQADVQAVQEERVRVMDGTNPRMVLRNYIAQNAIEAAESGDFSEVQRVLKVLEKPFSSQPGLELPAWVGAGGSIAQGERDEGEEQQQEASTSTARDPVPYDSKPPAWAREICVTUSS; from the exons ATGGCTTATCTAGGCCGCCGTCTGGCTTTGTCACGGTTCTGTCCCCGGAGCCTGCTCTGGCCCAGACTCCTCTGCACTGCCGGGACCAGGATCATGGACGGCATGGGTCTGCGGGTGAGCCGCTCCCCGCTGGAGCAGCTGGACTTTGACAACGTGGTTCTGCAGAGACTCCCGCTGGACCCGTCCTCCGAGCCGGGGGTCCGGCAGGTGAAGGGGTTCTGCTTCTCCGCGGTGACGCCGCAGCCGCTCACCCGGCCCCGGTTCGTGTCGGTGTCCGGGGCGGCGCTGGCGCTGCTGGGGCTGCAGGGggagcaggtgctgcaggactcgCTGGGGCCGGACTACCTGAGCGGATCCCGGGTCATGCCCGGCTCCCGGCCCGCCGCGCACTGCTACTGCGGACACCAGTTCGGGCAGTTCGCCGGCCAGCTGGGGGACGGGGCCGCCTGCTACCTGGGGGAGGTGAAGGTGCCGGCCGGACAGGACCCGGAGCTGCTCCGGGAGAACCCCAGCGGCCGCTGGGAGGTCCAGGTGAAGGGAGCCGGACTCACCCCCTACTCCAG ACAAGCTGATGGCCGCAAGGTTTTGCGCTCCAGTATAAGAGAGTTCCTGTGCAGTGAGGCGATGTTCTTCCTGGGAATCCCCACCACCAGAGCCGGCTCTGTGGTTACCTCCGACAGCAGGGTCGTCCGAGACATCCACTACAGTGGACACCCTCGCCACGAGAGATGCTCGGTGGTGCTTCGCATTGCCCCCACTTTCCTCAG GTTTGGATCCTTCGAGATCTTCAAGCCGGCTGACGAGTTCACCGGCCGCCAGGGTCCCAGCTACGGACACGAGGAAATCCGAGGCCAGATGATGGATTATGTCATTGAGATGTTCTACCCTGAGATCCAGCAGAACTACCCGGACCGGGTTGAGAGGAACGTGGCTTTCTTCAGGGAG GTGATGCATCGAACTGCTCGACTCGTGGCCCAGTGGCAGTGTGTGGGGTTTTGTCATGGAGTGCTTAACACAGACAACATGAGCATTTTGGGACTCACGATGGACTATGGTCCATACGGTTTCATGGACAG gtttgatccagatttcaTTTGCAACGCATCGGACAATTCCGGCCGATATTCCTACCAGGCCCAGCCAGCTATCTGCAGGTGGAATCTGCTGAAGCTAGCGGAGGCTCTGGCTCCAGAGTTACCGCCGGAGCGGGCCGAGGCCGTTATGGATGAGTACCTGGATCTGTTCAACCGCTTCTACCTGGAGAACATGAGGAAGAAGCTGGGCTTGCTGAAGAAGGAGGAGCCCGAGGATGAGATGCTAATCACTGATCTGCTGCAGACAATGCACAACACAG GTGCTGACTTCACTAACACCTTCCGCAGCTTGAGTCAGATTTCCTGTCACATGGAGGAAGACGCTGAAGGAGAGGACCAACTTGTCAAGAAAGCCGCAGATCTCCTTCTTGAAGAGTGTGCATCCTTAGAGGAGCTCAAGGCTGCCAACAAACCCACTATGGACCCACG TGAGCTGGCGATGCTGCTGTCTATGGCTCAGAGCAACCCGTCGCTGTTCCAGATGATCTCAGACAGGGTGACGATAGCAAGGCAGTTGGACAAACTCAGCAAGCTGAAAGACCTGATGGAGACCAGTCAGGAGCAGCTGAAAAGCAAACAGGCTGAGGAGTGGTCGTCCTGGATCACACGCTACAG GAAACGCCTGGCTCTTGAAGTGGAGGGTCAGGCTGATGTGCAGGCTGTGCAGGAGGAGCGGGTGAGGGTGATGGACGGCACCAACCCTCGCATGGTGCTCAGGAACTACATCGCTCAGAATGCTATAGAAgctgcagagagtggggacttcTCTGAG GTCCAAAGGGTCCTCAAGGTTCTGGAGAAGCCTTTCTCCTCTCAGCCGGGCCTGGAGCTTCCTGCCTGGGTGGGCGCAGGGGGGTCCATTGCACAAGGAGAGCGGGATGAAGGAGAAGAGCAGCAGCAAGAAGCTTCCACATCCACGGCCAGGGACCCTGTTCCCTACGACAGCAAGCCCCCGGCTTGGGCACGGGAAATCTGTGTGACATGATCTTCGTAA